Sequence from the Candidatus Izemoplasma sp. genome:
TCGATTGGCTAGTAAAGGAAAAAATACCTATCCGATGCCAGACTTAACAAAGCAACCGGATTATATGTTTTCTTTTTCAGGAATTAAGTCACATGTGATTAACCTTGTTCATAATACCAAACAACGAGATGAAACACTGCGTGTGAATGATTTATGTGCCTCTTTTCAGGAAGCAGTAACAGAGGTGCTTGTGACCAAAAGTGAACAAGCTATTCAAGAATTTGATGCGAAAATGTTTATCGTCGCTGGTGGTGTTGCGGCCAATAAAGGATTGCGTCAAAAAGTATTTGAACGCTTATCAAATGTAAAGATATCTGTCCCTAATTTTGAATATTGTACAGATAACGCGGCCATGATTGGCGTGGCGGGCTACTATAAATATATAACACATAAAACAATAGATAATATGAGCTTAAAAGGCGTTAGTCGAGCACCGTTAGTTTAAATTCACAATATAACAAAATCATATTCATAAAATTTACACAATATTTCTATATACTAGGGTTGTATATTAAGAAAATATTATGACAGGAGCGATAACATGAAAAAATTATTTATGGCAATTTTTGTTCCAATATTAGTCATCCTTGGAACACCCGCATTAGTGGCAACACTAATGTATGATGGAACTGGTGATGAACACATGCCAGTAGACCTTTACACAGAAGATGCCGATGCGAAGGAAATGTTATTTACTGAGTTAAATAACTCCATCACTGATGTTGAAAACGGCACAACAGAAGACGTCTATTTCAATATTCATGAAGACATCATTAATGTCGCAATCTATGAGTATTTCAAAGGGGAAAATCCCGATTATGCCCCAGGACCAGATTGTGAAACAGATAACGAATGTTATGTCTATGCACAAGCACAACAAGTAGAAGGCTATAATTTATCTCTACGTTTAGTAGGTGCATGGGTATCATTTTATGAAGGGGCTTCAAGTGTTGATCCGGGACGGTTTGTATTTAATGTCTTTTTAGAAGTAGATATTAGTAACGATGTAACATACAAAACAGTTCTTGAAGTGCACTTCTTATTTGAAGATGATCCAGATTATTACTATTTAGAGTTTGACAAGGTTCAATTAGGACGTCTACCAGTGCCTAAATCACTCATTTCATCGATTGTTTCAATGGTTGACGAACAAGCTAACTTAAATCTTGAAAATGAGTTATCAGACTTGCCAATGGGAGATTTCAATTTAGAAAATATTTCTTATACAATTCCTAAAGATGATATTTTAGAACAAATATCCGCTAATTCAGACGGTGCAGACGCAGGATCTAAATTAGCACAAGAATTACTCAGTATAACATTTGATCAAAAACTAGTAGAGTTCTATATTGAGAATGAGGAATTTGTTGTTGAAGCAGGTATTTCTCAACTTGAAAATGAAGATCCAGTAAACTTCCCGGAATACTTATATGATTTGCACGATAAAGAAGTTGTAAATGGAGAAGTTGTTATTGGAGAATATAATCCGGAGTTATTCAATCCAGATGAGCATTTACAAGATTTATTCACTGACTACATTTTTAACAGCAGTTTAACCGACGACAGTGGATTTAAGATTCGAGAACGTGTCTTCAATAAATTAATCTACAGTTCTCAAAATGGCTTTACAGAGATGCGAAGCGTTAAAGAAATTCAAATTTCAGATACAGAAACAAAAGAAATCGAATTTGGATTAAAAGGTCTCTGGTTTGAGATAGAAGAGACAGAGATATATGCCAATGCACTTTTCAAAATTGGTGAAATTGATTCTTTATTAGTAATCCGAGCTGAAGAAGTATCGGCTACACCAACTGAATTACAGTTAGAATTTGTTGAAATTACTGTTGGTAAAGATGCTGATGAGACAAACCTAGAGTACCTTGAAGTTGTTGATTTAGAGGTATTCAAATCAGTATTTGCTGATATTGGTGATGTTGAGTTTGGTGAATTTAATGCCGACGGGGATCTCATCATTAGTACCGCACGATTAACTGCATTAATGGAAGATGGAACTAATACAGGTGTTGTTGAAGTGACGAGTATCGATTTAGCAACCAATGCCATTGTTTTAGAAGTGACATCTCAATATGACAATGTATTAGCATCCTTCCAAACTGCATTAGAAGATGCTGTTTCAGACCCACAATTATTAACCAATTTAGATACTGTGCTTGATCAAAATGATGGCGGAAGTCAAGAAGCTGTCTATGATAGTGTACAAAATATCCAAGCATCACTAACATCATCTGAAGACGTTAACCCTGAAGATGTTGAAACACTAGTAAATAACTTACAAAATTTAGATCCAGCAACTCAGGAAGCAGTACTTGATTCATTTACTACCTTAATTGATTCATCAACTGTTTCAAGTTTTGAAGACTTATTCGGTGAGTTAGATGGATCTGCGGATGACACAACACAATAAATAATGTCATAACAACCCTAAACGTTATATAGAAAAACCCTTTTAAACGAAGGGTTTTTCTTGCAAGTTTAGAACAATGGGAGGGACCTTATGATTGTTAATGTAATACCTGAAATCGCCTATCAGTTTAATTTTGATAGTGTGCTTATACTTATCTTGTTAGCCTATATTTGCTATGGGTATTTTTCAGGTGGCCATAAACAAATACGGCTTTCTATCAATTTGATTTTACCTTTTGTGATTATTTATTATATGGGCCGAAATATTACAAAATATTTATATGACCCATTATCAAATACATTACTTTATGAAGTTATTGCCGAATTGACGCCCATTTTTAAATATACCTTAGGCATGCTTATTGCTTATTTTATAACCTATTTCTTATTATTTTTTATCATTTTCTTGTTATCACTTTATGCAAAGAAATATATATTAAATGAGAACATGCGCGCTAAATTAGGTAAGAAAAATAATATTATTGGTGGTATCTTTGCTTTTATTAATGGGTATGTTCTAATATACTTTTTAATCTTACCAGCCTTATCGCTGAATTTAGTTGGTACCAACGCACACGCGACAAACTTTGTCTTAGAACATCCCCCACCATTTTCACGGATTGCCCGTACAGCGGAAACCGCTGTACCGATAAAAAATCTCGCGGATAAAGCAGAAGAGTTTCAACAACTCTTAAGTGTTGAAGGGATTGAAGGGTACTATAACGATGCGATATATACCTATCAACAACAATATGTTGGCGCTAGCGATTCTTATGAAGCACAGTTTATGAATGATGTATATCCTGAGTTGACAGATGAAGCTAGACAACTCGTTGAAGATGCATATTTTGATTTATATGGTACGGCGCTGATGCCATCTAATTACTTTGGCGTCTCGATCGCACTTATCTATGAACAAAATGACAGGATTGTATATGAATTAATGTTACAAGAAGAAAATGCCTTCGATGATAAACTAGATATGTCCTTGCAAATAATGAATGATCATGAGAATGCGATAGACGCCTATGAAATAGCTCTTAAAAACTATAATTATCAAGTCGCATACAATCAGTACATATCGGATTTAGAACAGTATACGAGTGATTTAGAAGATCACTTAAACGATAAATTAGACGCGTTTAAGACTGGTACAGACTTTACTGACGAATTTAATCATGAAAGACCCGTTTTAACAATAGAAAAGCCAGATCCATATCAAGAAGTTAGTGTAACAAATGTCCCTGTTGATCCAGAAGAGAATGTCTCTCAGGAAGTTATTGACGCAGAAGCGTTTATCAATCGATACCAAAATAAAGAAGACATCAAAGATGAGTTATCATCGCTAAGTCGAGCGATTTATAATCATAGAGGATTGGTTCAGTGGTTTGTCGAAGAATTCAATGAAGGCACTGTCTTTAATCCAGATCAGGGTGATATTAGTCCTGTTATTGTGAGCTTTAAAGAACATTATGATGATATTGAGAGTCAAATTGATGATGATACACTAAAGACACAACTCTATCAGGTTAGAATGAGTGTTCAAACGTATGATGTGTTTACCTTATGGCTAAGTTGTACAGAAGACAATATTGCCAATGTGCCACTCGATGAGTTAGAAAATGCTAATCATCGTTGTGATCAGTTTGATACGAGTACAGTGACAACTTATGATTTTGACAACAATGCACTTCGTGTTGTATCAACGCTTTTTGAAGGTGAACAGGTTTCATGGATTATTATGCAATATAAGTATGATTACGAAGCTGGGCTTTTTGATGAGGCATTTCAGGAGTATCAAGAAGTGTCTGAGATATTAACACAAACCAAATCTTTAGTCGATGAATATGATTTATATTATAAAGATATTGCATCAAGTATAGAAGGTAATGTCTCGATGGTTGTTAAGATTGGAATTAGTGTTATGAAATACCATTTAGATGTCTACGATACTATGCAAAACACACCGCTCTTATCTGCGTTATTTAATGATATGGCAAGAATGTGTGCAAGTAGAGAAACGTCTCCGATTAATCCTACAGTTGATATATGCATGAAATCTGAAGGCGATAGTGGCTTGTTAAGTGAGCTCTTCAATATGCAGTATTTAACGAGTGAAGTAGCGATCAAAGCATATGTCATGATTGATGAAAACAATGAGACAATAACATATGATACACAAACAATGGAAACGTTTCTTGCTAAACTCAATCAGTCTGTTGAAGATGATGTATTAACCAAAGAAGTCATTGCCGTGATGGGAGATCAGTTTGCGTTTAATATTCCCGAGAATGCGAATGAGAGTTTGCTTGAACAAATGTATCATGATGGTGATATTACTATAGAAGCAATGCGCATGTTGGCTGATGATGACTATGAGTTATTTAGTGACGCCTTTACACAATGTGTAAAGAGTTTAATCCGTTAGGAGGGATATAATGACATCTGGTGAAGAATTAATGTTGCTACTAGAATTAAACAACTATGACATAACAAAATACCGGATTAAAAAGTTTCTTGAATTTGATCAGGATTTTCATGACGTCTCCTTGGTGAATCAACGGACGCTAAAAGACTTGTTAGTAACCTATTATACTTATGATTCAAGCAAAGACGCCCGGTACAAAAATCCTTTGGCATATCAATCTTCATGGCCTATGCAGATTGATACAATCGATAAGTTTTATGTATCACATGTTGATTTAGATAAGCCGATGACATTAAAAGCTTTTATCGAACTGGATACCTTTGAACCTTTAACAAAAGAAAGTATTTTATATGATATATTTGATCGTTGGATAGAAGCGTACCGAAACGCATCAATCCAACAAATGGAAGATTTAGAAACCTTAGTTGAACTGTTACCCAAAAAAATTAAAAAGCAACGGAAACCAAGTTTTTTAGCCTTTATATTGACGGTTTTACTTG
This genomic interval carries:
- a CDS encoding CvpA family protein produces the protein MIVNVIPEIAYQFNFDSVLILILLAYICYGYFSGGHKQIRLSINLILPFVIIYYMGRNITKYLYDPLSNTLLYEVIAELTPIFKYTLGMLIAYFITYFLLFFIIFLLSLYAKKYILNENMRAKLGKKNNIIGGIFAFINGYVLIYFLILPALSLNLVGTNAHATNFVLEHPPPFSRIARTAETAVPIKNLADKAEEFQQLLSVEGIEGYYNDAIYTYQQQYVGASDSYEAQFMNDVYPELTDEARQLVEDAYFDLYGTALMPSNYFGVSIALIYEQNDRIVYELMLQEENAFDDKLDMSLQIMNDHENAIDAYEIALKNYNYQVAYNQYISDLEQYTSDLEDHLNDKLDAFKTGTDFTDEFNHERPVLTIEKPDPYQEVSVTNVPVDPEENVSQEVIDAEAFINRYQNKEDIKDELSSLSRAIYNHRGLVQWFVEEFNEGTVFNPDQGDISPVIVSFKEHYDDIESQIDDDTLKTQLYQVRMSVQTYDVFTLWLSCTEDNIANVPLDELENANHRCDQFDTSTVTTYDFDNNALRVVSTLFEGEQVSWIIMQYKYDYEAGLFDEAFQEYQEVSEILTQTKSLVDEYDLYYKDIASSIEGNVSMVVKIGISVMKYHLDVYDTMQNTPLLSALFNDMARMCASRETSPINPTVDICMKSEGDSGLLSELFNMQYLTSEVAIKAYVMIDENNETITYDTQTMETFLAKLNQSVEDDVLTKEVIAVMGDQFAFNIPENANESLLEQMYHDGDITIEAMRMLADDDYELFSDAFTQCVKSLIR